Genomic window (Bacillus vallismortis):
TAAATTGCCCTTTTCCTGTCCCAACCTCGATATGAATCGGATTGTCGTTGCCAAACACTGTGTTCCATTTCCCTTTATAATCAGCAGGGTTGCTGATGGCAATATGTGCGTTTTCAGCCAAAAAGTCATCAGCCCAAGGCTTGTGGCGCATTCTCATATGATTGACACCTCTATCTATTATTTCGACTAACAACATACCATGAATTAAAAAGACCCGCAAGCTCGTTTTTTAAAGCGTGCCCGCTAAAGCTGAGTATATAAAAAAAAGAGGTTTCCGTCTGCCGGAACACTCCTTTCACATGTATAAAAACGCTCTGTTTTGAACAATTTAACCCGTATGATACTGAAGGGATGTGTACCGCTATGGGTTTACATTATGAGCATCAAGTTCATTTATTAAAGGATATATTGACTGACCATCAATTGGACTGCTGCGGAACCGTCGCAGAGTACGAACAGCTTGAGCGTGTGATTAAATCGCTGATGGCAAACACCGAGCTTGATTCAAACTTCAAAAACGTGCTGGAAGATGTTTACCGCTATAGCCAATCAGGAATATCGTCGAAATCCATCGACTCACACATACAAGAGCATCAGAACAGCCTGTCTCAATGGGTAGAGCAAATGAATTCGTATTCCTGATTATTCAACGATGCGTTTCATGAGAATATGCAGTTCTTCCATTGCATCATGAAATTCTTTATCATTGCCTTTTGCTTTATGCCAGGCAATGAAAGTGATTGTTTCAGATAACACATACCAAGCCATTCGTAAGCGCAGGCTCTCTGTTAACTCAATGCCGTACATGCTCAGCCAGCTCTCCCAAGCTGGCTTTTCGACGTAGTGGTACAGCAAAGGCCCTAGATCCATCGCCGGATCAGCGATCATGGCGCCGTCCCAGTCAATTAAATACAGCTGGTTGTCTTCAGACAATAGCCAGTTATTATGATTGACATCACAATGGCAAACGACTTTCTCACCGAAATGCACTTCATGCAGATGTTCTTCTAAATACTTGATGCCTTCTTGAATCAGCGGTGAAGATTGCTGCACAGCAAATACAGCCTGCTTGAGCTGAGACAGAAGAGCCCCCGGGTTCAGCGGTTCTTTTCCAAGTCTCTTCAACATGTCCAGCAAGGCTTTTGATGTGTGTATTTTACGAAGCAATTCAGCAACGGGCCGTCCGCTCATATCTTTAGGCTTCAGCTCTCTGCCGGTCATCCAGTGCTGGGCCGTAATCACGTCCCCATTTTCCATCCGTTTTGTCCAAACCAGCTTCGGAACAATGCCTTCGGCGGATAAAACAGCTAAAAAAGGTGAGCTATTACGTTTTAAAAAAAGCTGCTGCCCGTTATGTTTCGCATAATATGCATCTCCTGTAGCTCCTCCGGCGGGGAAGATCTCCCAATCGCTACCTAGTAATTGTCCCAACCAGTTCATATCAATGTTCAACCCATCATTTCTTAAAATATTTTAGAATAAAGGCTAATCGTCTCTAGTCTATCCAGCGAGTGCCTTTTTCGTACGAATCGTATGAAAATAAAAAAGACAGCTATTGAGAGTCTCATATGCTAATCAATAGCCGTCCTTTAAATTTTAGCGCTATAGCACAAACTTCGTCAAGCAAAACTCTTAAGATCTGATGCTAAATATAAGATAACTGTTCCGATGCCGTTTACCGCAACCGCTTTCTTGATTTCTTTCGGATCATGCCGAAAACCTGATGTATCACTTAAAAGCAGGTACGTCTTGTCGTTTGGCAGCTTCCATTC
Coding sequences:
- a CDS encoding YtzH-like family protein, which produces MGLHYEHQVHLLKDILTDHQLDCCGTVAEYEQLERVIKSLMANTELDSNFKNVLEDVYRYSQSGISSKSIDSHIQEHQNSLSQWVEQMNSYS
- a CDS encoding phosphotransferase family protein, which gives rise to MNWLGQLLGSDWEIFPAGGATGDAYYAKHNGQQLFLKRNSSPFLAVLSAEGIVPKLVWTKRMENGDVITAQHWMTGRELKPKDMSGRPVAELLRKIHTSKALLDMLKRLGKEPLNPGALLSQLKQAVFAVQQSSPLIQEGIKYLEEHLHEVHFGEKVVCHCDVNHNNWLLSEDNQLYLIDWDGAMIADPAMDLGPLLYHYVEKPAWESWLSMYGIELTESLRLRMAWYVLSETITFIAWHKAKGNDKEFHDAMEELHILMKRIVE